A stretch of Bacillaceae bacterium S4-13-56 DNA encodes these proteins:
- a CDS encoding SA1362 family protein produces the protein MRKHIFPTIFYLIIGFAVFGFLYRLIKEPGQLFMSLLVIIGIMVVFYAIYHFFLSGRTGSKDMQRYKQAVKQSKKKYKPSSSPIQKTTSLKGGLSKPNKKKARTNSHLTVIDGAKNKKKNRATN, from the coding sequence ATGAGAAAGCATATATTTCCTACCATATTCTATCTAATTATCGGTTTTGCCGTATTTGGTTTTTTATACAGATTAATTAAGGAACCTGGTCAACTCTTCATGAGTCTATTAGTAATTATCGGTATTATGGTCGTATTTTATGCTATTTACCATTTTTTTCTATCTGGAAGAACTGGTTCAAAAGATATGCAAAGATATAAACAAGCCGTGAAACAATCAAAGAAAAAATATAAACCAAGTAGTTCACCTATTCAGAAAACTACTAGTCTGAAAGGTGGTCTATCCAAGCCAAATAAGAAAAAAGCAAGAACGAACTCCCATCTAACCGTTATAGATGGGGCTAAAAACAAAAAGAAAAATCGAGCTACAAATTAA
- a CDS encoding YqhR family membrane protein: MESLEKKLEQNKQEPKMTLFQRVIITGVFGGLFWGFMGSVLYYFNFSNVSPASFFPRSFMNQSWTDRWLGELVGILTCGVISIVVAILYYAFLKKTLGIGIGIAFGAALWGIMFWIANPIFSAVPPISSINPTTIVATVCIYILYGTFIGYSISFDYDDTQRGN, translated from the coding sequence GTGGAATCTTTGGAAAAAAAGCTAGAACAAAATAAACAAGAACCTAAAATGACATTATTTCAAAGAGTTATAATTACTGGTGTGTTTGGAGGGCTTTTTTGGGGGTTTATGGGGAGCGTTTTGTACTACTTTAATTTTTCAAATGTCTCTCCTGCAAGTTTTTTTCCTCGCTCTTTTATGAATCAATCTTGGACTGATCGCTGGTTAGGTGAATTGGTAGGAATCCTAACCTGCGGTGTGATTTCAATAGTAGTTGCTATTTTATATTATGCATTTCTAAAAAAGACTTTAGGAATAGGGATAGGAATCGCTTTTGGAGCTGCACTCTGGGGAATCATGTTTTGGATTGCCAATCCCATTTTCTCTGCCGTACCTCCTATTTCATCGATAAATCCAACAACTATAGTGGCAACTGTTTGTATTTATATTTTGTATGGAACATTCATTGGATATTCCATTTCTTTTGATTACGATGATACTCAAAGGGGGAATTAA
- the aroQ gene encoding type II 3-dehydroquinate dehydratase: protein MKKILCLNGPNLNRLGKREPDVYGHTTLEDVLNQLKEEASKSSCELVGFQSNSEAELIDAIHKSEDIYSGVIFNPGAFTHTSYALRDAIASVKTPVIEVHISNVHQREEFRHHSVLAAVCVGQIVGFGTLGYKLALIALLEEGKGEGHGKA from the coding sequence TTGAAAAAAATATTGTGTTTAAATGGGCCGAATTTAAACCGCCTAGGGAAAAGAGAACCTGATGTATACGGCCATACAACGTTAGAGGATGTGCTTAACCAATTAAAAGAGGAGGCAAGTAAATCTAGTTGTGAGCTTGTTGGCTTTCAATCAAATTCAGAGGCGGAATTAATCGATGCCATTCACAAAAGCGAGGATATTTATTCAGGTGTTATTTTTAATCCTGGAGCATTTACTCATACAAGCTACGCACTAAGGGATGCCATAGCATCTGTAAAAACTCCAGTTATTGAGGTCCATATTTCAAATGTCCACCAAAGGGAAGAGTTCCGCCACCATTCTGTCCTTGCTGCTGTTTGTGTGGGGCAGATTGTGGGTTTCGGAACTTTAGGATATAAGTTGGCATTGATTGCTTTATTAGAAGAAGGGAAAGGTGAGGGACATGGAAAAGCTTAA